The genomic DNA CGAATACGCCACGCTCTTCGGTGAGCCGCAGGCCCTTGACGATGTTGTCCACCAGTTCGCTCTGATCGCTGGGAATCTTAAAGATAAGAGAACTGGACTCTACTACCACGCGTGGGACGAGTCGCGTCAGGCGTTTTGGGCCGACTCCAGCACCGGGCTCTCGCAGTGCTTTTGGGGACGCGCGCTCGGGTGGTACATGATGGCCATGGTGGACGTGCTCGACCATCTGCCCGAGAACACCGCGGGGCGCGAGCTCCTACTGAACTCGCTGCGCGAACTGGCGAGTGTGGTGCGCCGTTACCAAGACGCCCAGACTGGTCTGTGGTGGCAGGTCGTGGACCAGGGCAATAGGTCCGGCAACTACTTGGAGGCTTCCGCGTCGGCGATGTTCGTTTACTCTCTGGCCAAGGCGGTGCGCATGGGTTACATCGATCGCTCATACCTCCAGACGGTGAAAAAGGGGTTCCAGGGCTTGGTGGACCACATGGTGTACCACGACTCTGCCGGAAACTACAATCTCGCCAGGATCTGCAAGAGCGCTGGCCTGGGCGGAGATTATCCCGACAAGATCCGCGACGGAAGCTATGAGTACTACGTCTACATGGAGCCAATTGTGCCAAACGATGGAAAAGGGCTCGGCCCATTCTTGGCCGCCTGTGCCGAGGTGGGGAGATTGTCCCCGCGATAGGAGCAGCTGAGCAGAAAAGAGCGGGTTGGAAGGGAACCGATACGGGCGAAGTGGGTGTTCAATAGTTGTCAGAGTGCCACAAACAAGTGTAGAGACCTGTCAACTGAGGTGGGTGGACAAGCTGATGGCCGCGAGACACTGGCTGGTGGGATTTGCGTTGTTCTGGTGCGTTGCGCCCCTCTCTGCGCAGACCGTGGGTAAGATCGCCGGCAAGGTGACGGACGCAGGCACCGGTGAGCCTTTGCCCGGGACCAATGTGGTCATCGTCGGGACCAGCATGGGAGCTGCCACGGATGGCAAGGGCGACTACTACATCCTCAATGTCCCTCCCGGGCGCTATTCTCTTCGGGCTTCCATGATTGGTTACAAGTCGACTGTCGTGGTAGACGTCATAGTGAATGCGGGCAAGACAACGACGGTTGACTTTGCCCTCGCGCAAACAGTCCTCGAACTTGGGGAAATTGTCGTACAAGCGACCCGGCCGGACGTCGAACGTGACAAGACTTCCACCAGTGCCATCGTCCGCTTCGACGACGTGCAGATGCTCCCGGGGATCAGAGATATCGGCGATGTCATCGGCCTGGCGGCTGACATAGTCGACGGACATTTCCGTGGCGGACGGCAAGGCGAGGAGTACTATCTACTGCAAGGACTGGGAATCGTCAACCCCCTGGACCGCTCCTCTGCCTTCCTTCCCATAATGAGCGGCGTGGAGGAAGTCGAGGTCATCACCAGTGGTTTTGGTGCCCAGTACGGGAACGCGCAATCCGGCGTCGTGAATATCTCGATGAAGGAAGGCCATCCGCACCGCTGGC from Calditrichota bacterium includes the following:
- a CDS encoding glycoside hydrolase family 88 protein, producing MSACERKSNPWNGEAVLLGTRFAETIMKRYPGGYGDWDYVTGTVLRGFEELWRVTGDERYLYYIKMTVDRVVGDGGEIAGYDAQKYSLDDIQEGRMLLFLYRQTGEQKYKRAATMVREQLKTHPRTPSGGFWHKKIYPHQMWLDGLYMAQPFYAEYATLFGEPQALDDVVHQFALIAGNLKDKRTGLYYHAWDESRQAFWADSSTGLSQCFWGRALGWYMMAMVDVLDHLPENTAGRELLLNSLRELASVVRRYQDAQTGLWWQVVDQGNRSGNYLEASASAMFVYSLAKAVRMGYIDRSYLQTVKKGFQGLVDHMVYHDSAGNYNLARICKSAGLGGDYPDKIRDGSYEYYVYMEPIVPNDGKGLGPFLAACAEVGRLSPR